TGGCATGCGTAGTAGACTTTGGGATCGTGATGAAATATTGAATGTCTTCAAGGATGATAAGGTAGAGATTCCAGcactattatttttattgtttatatattcTTCTGGCTAAATTTAGATGTCGAAGACGCTTCTACCAAAAAAATAGATGTTGAAGACGCTTGAATGTCCTAAAGGATGatgcattattatttttcttcactcAGTTTCTTACATAtttttccataccttgatAATAGGGAACAAGAAGTATACAAGGGATAGTCCTAGACTTTGAATCAATGAAAAGGCCGGTGAAGGATCCAAGTGGTGACAGAATTTCTTGGGATAACTTTCGAAGAGCCCCAACTTTTACCTCTGCAGTTACATACCTAAAAGAAAGATACAAAACATATCTTGAAACTAAAGCAGAGAAAAAGAGACAGGTTACAATTTGCTCTAAACCCCTAAGAGCAATGGTCAATCTTAGACTGCTTCAAATCAATTATCTGAATTTGGAAGGCCGCTTCAAGTTTCTTCCTGCAGAGTTGAAGTGGTTACAGTGGAAAGGTTGTCCTCTGAATTCTCTTCCTTCTGATTTTCCCCCTCGCCAACTTGCCGTCCTTGATCTTTCACGCAGCAAAATAGAACATTTGTGGCATGGGCGCGGTAACAAGGTATATGCTTCACTATCTGATCCATCATCTTTATCATTATAATTGTGTTGTGACCAGCAATAATTTATATCACTGATCCTCATAAGTGTCTGCCTTGTATCTCTATCTCTGCCTCTTCCTTTCTATTTCTAAGGCACAACTAATGCAGTTTGGTAGATGCTCATACACTTTTGTTGTTTACAGGTGGCTGAGAAATTGATGTTTTTGAATCTGACCGGCTGCTTTAACCTAACCACCATTCCTGATTTATCTGGGAATCGGGCATTGGAAAAGCTTATTCTTGAGCGTTGCAGTAAACTGACTAAGCTTCATGCCTCGATTGGGAATTTGCAGACATTAGTCCACTTGAACCTTCGAGACTGTGAAAACCTCATTCAACTTCCAAATGATGTCTCCGGCCTGACAAAACTTGAGAACCTAATCCTCTCTGGTTGCTTACAACTGAAAGAACTGCCAAGCAACATGGACAGCATGGTATCATTAAAAGAACTTCTCCTTGATGGCACTGCTGTAAAAAGTCTTCCTGAATCTATTTTCCGGTTTTCAAAACTCGAAAAGCTCAGCTTGAACCGGTGCAAACATTTGAAAGGGCTACCTGAGTTGATAGGAAAGTTGCATTCTCTGAAAGAAATCTCCCTCAACGATTCTGCTTTAGAAAACCTACCTGTTTCCTTTGGATATTTGGCAAACCTTGAGAAACTAAGTTTGCTCTGGTGTAAATCACTGACAACTATTCCTGATTCCATTGGCAACCTCAGTTCGTTAATGGAATTTCAGACTTACGGTAGCGGAATCAAAGAACTTCCTGTGTCCGTTGGTTCATTATCAAACTTGAAGGAATTATCAACCGGACACGGTCAAATTTTGAGCAGATTGCCTGATTCAATTGGAGGTTTGAATTCTCTAGTTGTGCTAAAAATAGACCAGACATTAATCACAGAACTTCCACATGAGATTGGTGCCTTGAAGTCACTTGAGAAGCTTGAGATGAGGAAGTGTGGATTTCTTAGATCATTACCAGAATCAATTGGAAGCATGAGGGCATTGACTACAATAGTCATAACTGAAGCTGATATTACTGAGTTGCCAGAATCGATAGGGAAGTTGGAAAACCTTACCATGTTACAGTTGAACAGATGTAAACACCTCTGCAAGCTTCCAGCTTCAATAGGACAATTGAATTCATTGCACAGATTGCTGATGGTGGAAACTGCAGTGACAGAACTACCCGAAAGCTTCGGAATGCTTTCCAGTTTAATGGTTTTAAATATGGGAAAGAAGCATCCAAATAGGGAAGATACGGAAGAGATTAAATTTATACTCCCCACTTCTTTCTCAAATCTATCACTGCTATGTGAACTGCATGCCGGTGCTTGTAATATATCTGGTAAAATTGCAGATGATTTCGAGAAGTTATCATCGCTTGAAGTCTTGAATCTAGGCCGTAATAACTTTTACAGTCTTCCAGCCAGCCTGAGGGGCCTGTCTCTTCTCAGAAAGCTTTTATTACCTCACTGTAAAAAGCTCAAGGCTCTGCCTCCGCTTCCCCCAAGTTTAGAAGAGGTGGATGCTGCAAACTGCACCTCATTAGAAAGTATCTCTGATATTTCAAACCTGGAAAACTTGGCGATGCTGAACCTTACAAGTTGTGAGAAAGTTGTGGACATTCCAGGACTTGAATGCTTGAAGTCCTTGGTAAGGTTGTATGCAAGTGGTTGCACAGCTTGCTCATCAGCTATTAAGAAAAGACTTGCtaaggttctctctctctctctctctctctctctctctcttcccccgtgtatatactatatatgtatgtacatgTATAAGAAAGTGAAACACAATCatagatttgaatttttttgttgcagAGCTACATGAGGAAAATACGCAATCTTAGCATTCCCGGGAGCAAGATACCAGACTGGTTTTCTCAAGATGTGGTTACATtctcagaaagaaaaaaccgtGTTCTCAAAAGTGTGATCATAGGTGTTGTAGTCTCTCTCAACCAGCAAATACCAGATGACATGAGAGAAGAACTCCCTGCAATAGTAGACATTCTAGCACAGATCCTTATACTGGATTTTTCTACCTTCACTTCAGCTTTGATCTTATTGGGAGTGCCAAATACAAATGAAGACCAAGTTCATTTGTGCCGATACCCAACTCACCATCCCTTGGTTTCTCAGTTGAAAGATGGTTATAAGATACGTGTGATACGGAGAGAGCCACCGATGATGAAAGGGGTTGAGCTGAAGAAGTGGGGGATCCATTTGGTCTATGAAGGTGATGATGATTATGAGGGAGATGAAGAATCATTAAATGAAAGCCAGCAATCCCATTCAGAAAAGATGGCAAGGTTCTTCAGCTCTTTTGAAGATAGTGACTGAACCGAACCTGCAGCTTTGAAAAAGATGATTGCATTGCACCTCTGAATGAATCTAATTGTTTAGCAGATGAAGGAAATAGTACAGCTGAACAAAGAATGTCATTATATATGTGACCCCTCAGTTACACttgcattattttttatgttgctTTATCAaggatttatatatataaccaaaaCCAACTATTTTTTTTGCCTCCTTATATTCTTactaagtttttttatattttacttcTCATTTTTATAAACCAAAGTAGCTACTTTCTGGATAACTTTTTTTGATCGTATCATCCGCATGGTGTGTGACTTTAGTCTGTTATGACACTTTCAATAATAAaggtctttaaaaaaatgacatAATGAATGGACACAATGTCGAACACGTACGACATAAGCCCAAGTAACTGGCAAAAATTCAATGCTTTTGCTTAGCTGCAACTCTGATTTGAaagaatattatttaatttttctatttaaatccCGCACTTAACCTCAATttctaatttaaattttctcaatttctaagaaaacctCACTATTTTTCCAAACTACTCTTAGATACACACCCAgcagaaaagaaattttttaaaactcatcAACCTCAAACCCTACACCCTATTATCTTGCCCCTCACCACTATAAGTTCATCTCAACCTTAGAATTACAAGAAGTCTTTAATTGCGGCATCCTCAATCATTCTGGGAGAAGTTCCGAATCAAGAAATAATATCACATTATATACCTCAATTGACGACCTACAAGTCACTGTTTGTACTATTATTCTTCTGGACCTCTACGTTTCTGTTTTTCATATActtgaacaaataaaagaacataaagaacaatgaacaagaaaaaagaataaacattCAAGTGCATCATAAACTTACATATTGTGCTTTGCTTCGAGCATAAGACTTTGTGCCAGATGTGTGATTCAACATTTGTTTACTCCAATTTTCAGCATTTCATTTAGCTTGTTCCTGCTATTCGCAAAAGCAAAACATACTTAATCATTGCacagattatatatatatatatatatatatatatatatatattgattgtTGTGTAATAATACCTACTGCAgtctcttctttttcctaaTGTTCAAACAACAGCTGCAACTGGTCTGGGTCTACACGAGAATCCCCACATTGCCACCGTCTTTTAATTCCTTCGAAAGGTTTATAGTAAGCTTACTTCAAATCACTCTTGAAACTGCTCCACAATTTTACACTATTCTTCATTTATACATACACCCTTGAAGACATGAATCAAAGGCTGCTGTTCGGGACAAAATTCAATGGTGCCCTGCATCCACAATAAGGTAGTTTTACATCAACTCTAAAATATATAACTAATAAACTCACATACATGCACTAAGTATTCAATAATTTTAGGAATAAGAAACACGACAGTGTCCCACACATCAAGTTTGCTGGAGTCTGATACTTTTTCTCATGTTATTTACACACCAGTTGCATATCCCTTGACCCCGACCTTGCTTTGTCTTATTGCctacatgaaaaattaattttaactgCTCAATACAAAGGTACTAAGTTTATCATATATCCCATAtacaatatatttatataatgatttaaaCATACCAgtttatcaaaagaaaaaaggaaaaaccaacATACCAGTACCACTTGCAGAACCATCCCCCAAGTCAACATTGAGCCCTTCTTGTGAACTATCTCCAGAACTACTCATCTAAAGTGGTAGCAAATTAATCAGACATCattggttaaaaaaaaaaaaaaaaactattactTCAGCATTTCAATACAAAACAATCTATTGTCTCTCAATTGGATGATCCTCAACACCATCTACTTCAACCCACAagcaaaaccaaattaaacaagaaattgTACATTCATTGAactgaagaaaagaagaaataacaCCAAACAAGTAGACCACGTtataacaaacaaataaagtaTGCATATTAACCGAAATATATCAACTCACACATATATAAAAGCAAAATACTCCTAATACTTTATTTCTAATAGAaacaattttattaagaacaagaaagaaaagaaacacaagAAAGAGGACAAAAATCCCCCAGGGCAAACCACCAGAGCcccaacagaaaaagaaaacagaaccacaacccaaacaaaacaaaacagaagacaaagctcccaaaaacaaacaaacaagccCCAGACTtcatcaacaaataataaaagattaaaacaagagctttaaaaaatcaaaggatATAATCAGCCTTTCATCTATACAACTGGTACATCGTCCATGTCTGCATCTTAAAATTTGTATTCTAATTTATAACTAATCAGAAGGATTCGTGGGTCATTGCCTATACTCaaatacttgaaaaaaaagaaaaagaaataggaaCAGAAATCTCACCAGAATAGGGAATCAACCCCAACTGAAAAGAGCAAAGAAAACCCCCAAATTGAATCTCTCTGTCAATCTGAACCAACTGATACGAAAATCACTACCACATGATTCCTTTAACTCCAATAGCTCTAAGGAAGAAaacaatttcttcttcaatgaaaaaaagaaaaagaaaagaggaagggAGAGTGAGTGACAGAgagcaaaacccaaaaacgaaagaaaaagacgAGAGAGAAGATATGGTCTTTTATGgtcaatgagagagagagtcgaTTTGAAGGAAGCAAAGAGAaagtttaagtaaaaaaattatatttaagtcTAGTACTAGCAAACCAACTCGTCAGTGACAAAATTTGGCTTTCTGATGTCTACAAATTTGGGTGCTTAATATTTTGGCTTCCCGCCCTTAAAGAGGCTGGCGCTGTCGCTCGTCAGTAAAACTAGTACTAACGAAAAACTTTGCCAGTATTATTTAGTAGGGGCAAACCACTTTACTTGGCCAGTAATGGTTCCTAGTACTGGCTGAACTGCTCCTTCGTCAGTATTAGGTTTTCGGTATAAGCTAAAATTGTAGTAGCGGTGTGACGTTGAGCATAATGATCAGCACTATGTAATATAAAACTGATTTGAGATAATATTAACCTAGTAATAATTGGTAAGTCAAGCAAGTGGGGGAAACAATAATCCAAGTTAACTTATCATCACATGGTCCTTTAGTAAAGTTGCATTGGAGACAAATAAATATAGTAATCAAAACTTGTATACGGTTCCATCACAAAATCAATCCTCAATCGTTGAATTGGTAGGTAAAGATTTCTCAGAGCTAGCGCACGCAGAAAAAGCAGATAGAGGAGAGCTCCAGTAACCTGAAATGGCGACCGGGGATGACAACGACACCGTTTCGTCAAGTCCGGGGGGTTTCCGGCTACGCTTGGACGTGTTCCTAAGCTTTAGAGGCGAAGACACCCGCGCAACAATCACCAAGAGTCTGTACGAGGGGCTCGAAAAACGCAGCGTCCGAGTCTTCCGAGACGACGACGCCTTGAACCGCGGGGACGAGATCGCCCCGAGTCTGCTGGAATCGATCGAGGACTCGACGGCGGCCATCGTGATCCTGTCGCCGAGATATGCCGAGTCAAAATGGTGTCTGGAAGAGCTGGCTAAGATATGCGAGCGCCGGAGTCGGCTGATTCTGCCTGTGTTCTACCAAGTGGACCCCGCTCACGTTCGACATCAAAACGAACCGTTTGCAAAGCATTTTAGAGTTTATGAACAACTGCCTGAAATCGCCGACAAGGTCCCTAGGTGGCGGAGCGCCATGGAAAAAGTAGGCGGTATAGCGGGTTATATTATCAACACCAGGTACcctatatattttcttttttggttttttgtttttcaattactTGCATGCTCTGCTTTCTTCATATCTTACTAAAGCATTTTAGTAACCTGCTGCGTTAATAAAAGTTGAAACCCTAGCTAGCTATAGCTAGGATGCATTGCTTAGAGTTGGATCGAGCTAGCTCTCTCCATAATAATGTTGTTCATTTTTACGTATGAATCAGTCAGATGATGGTGATGGCTGTGAGTGCCATACAAACATTGAGATGAGATAACTAACGATTCATACACAGGTTGCAGAGAGACGAAGACTTATGAATTAATAAGTTGGtgttcttccttcttcttgcTGATAGTTTTATTTGGTCGAGATTTGACTTTTCACTTTTCAGAGgactttttggggttttgatATTAggatatttttctaattaaataaatataacaatTAACAAAAGGTTTTAGAGTGTATTATTACAAGTAATGAATTGTATATTGTAGAAAATAGTAATTGAGTTAGGCTTTTTATAAGGCCTACTTGATTATTCTGTTCTGTTCACCTTATTATTCATAGTACCATACATGTCTGTGCACCCCAGTTGGGCGTTTTTGCAAATCTATATTAAttgcatatataatatatttgttaGCGGGTTTAATCAAGTGAAAAATGGTATATGTTCGAATCCGTGttatcttaaaaaaaaagaagatatagTTAAAGATAAAGATGCCAAGTCATGACAGCTCATTTAGTTTGTTACACTGTTATGTTTGTTACAGCAGGTTGTTAGGGAAAGTTAGTACAGTcttggttatatatatatacgccTTAAATGTAAATGTAATTTAGTGAGAAAAGTAAGTAAATGAGAAGAGGATTGTTCAGTAAAACTATTCTTCtgttttcctttgtttatCTGGTTTCTTGTATTCATCATGGTATCAATCGCCACTGCCTCACGGCACTTTTCGATCCTAGTCTCTTCCGCTTCTGTGCTCCGATCTCTGGTTTGATCTCTGATCTGTAAGCAATTGACTgttactattttttttcttgattctCTGTCTCCTTCATCTCTAATGGCGTCACCTCTTGAATCCTCCTCTCCGATTCCGTCTATCCCCACTCAGAATCCCAATTCTTCCTCTTCAAACCCTAATTCGTTCCAAACCTACACTTCTCTTACGATTCAAAACATCGGTAGCATGGTGCCGATCAAGCTCAAGCGTTCGAATTATCTACCTTGGTGTGCTCTGTTTGCCCCAATTCTTCGTCGCTACAAGCTTCTTGGGCTTATTGATGGCACTGAGCCTTGTCCGATGCCATTTTTACCAGATCGATCACTCAATCCTGCTTACGAGAGTTGGTATGAGAAGGATCAGAATCTTCTCATCTGGTTCAATTCAACACTCTCTGAGGAAGTCATTCCGTTTACTGTTGGTGTTTCTTCGTCCAGAGATCTGTGGCTCAAACTTGAGCAGCGCTTTGGTGGTGTTTCTGATGCTCATATTCATCAGCTTCGCTCTCGTCTTCAGAGTATTCAGAAAGGCTCCCAAACTATAGCTGATTATCTGCAACAGATCAAGGAAATCTCTGATTCCCTCACTGCAGCCGGAGCTTCGATTTCGGATCGCGATCTTATTGCTGCTACACTGGCTGGGCTTCCTGATGAGTTTGAATCTTTCATTGATTCTATCATGCTCCGTCTCTCTTCAACATCTCTTGATGAATTACATGGTTTATTACTCACAAAGGAGCTTTCCATGACTCGAAGGAAGAAAATTGCCTCCTCTGCAACCACTGAACCGTTTCATGCTCTCTCGGCCCAAGTCTCACCGCCTCTTCTTCCTACACCACCTCAGGCATTTGCTGCTCAACATCCACCGCTTCAAAACTCTTTTCGATATAATTCCAATCGTGGCAGGAACAATCAATTTTCCAACAATCGGGGCAACTATGGCAATAATCGGGGCAACTACAATTCTGGCTCTCATCGGGGCAACCACAACTCTGGCTTCCCTTCTGGTTTCAATCGTGGTCATAATTCCAACTCTCGTGGTTCCTTTTCCTCTGGTGCTCGTGTTCCTTGCCAGATCTGTGGAAATCCAAGTCATGAGGCCATAGACTGCTATGATCGCATGAATCCTGCAATTTCTGGTAAAATCCCTCCCACCAAGCTTGCTGCAATGTGTGCGCACTATACCTCAAAGCCCTCTCCTTCCTGGCTCATTGACTCTGGCGCAACTTCTCACATTACCAATGACATCTCCAACCTATCTTCTCCATCTCCTTACACCGGTGAAGACAAAGTCTATATTGG
The window above is part of the Prunus dulcis chromosome 1, ALMONDv2, whole genome shotgun sequence genome. Proteins encoded here:
- the LOC117635113 gene encoding disease resistance protein RPV1-like; the protein is MAGEDDADDSVSPTAGGFRLRWDVFLSFRGEDTRSTITKNIYEELEKRSVRVFRDDDGLNRGDEIASSLLEAIEDSAAAIVVLSPRYAESRWCLEELAKICERSRRLRLMILPVFYQVDPSDVRRQRGPFAEHFRAHERVYENAVVSSWRSAMAKVGGTAGYIFNASKEAELIQLLVKRVLTEIRKTPVGLAAYTVGLDSRVEDMMRLLDVRSKGIRVVGIHGMGGVGKTTLAKALFNRLVGCFECHSFISNVREISAEHEGLVSLQNRLIGSLSSNTMSVNELNTGISAIKAIVYEKRVVIVLDDVDNVNQLNALVGSRQWFYEGSRIIVTTRDKEALPSHLVNELYEVRELHFSQALQLFSYHALRREKPTDTFLTLSEQIVSLTSGLPLALEVFGSYLFERRRIEEWRDALQKLKQIRPRNLQDVLKISYDALDEQEKCIFLDIACLFVTMNMRREDAIDILKGCGFDGEIAIADLVAKSLIKVYEDSILWMHDQVKDMGRQIVTEENVVDPGMRSRLWDRDEILNVFKDDKGTRSIQGIVLDFESMKRPVKDPSGDRISWDNFRRAPTFTSAVTYLKERYKTYLETKAEKKRQVTICSKPLRAMVNLRLLQINYLNLEGRFKFLPAELKWLQWKGCPLNSLPSDFPPRQLAVLDLSRSKIEHLWHGRGNKVAEKLMFLNLTGCFNLTTIPDLSGNRALEKLILERCSKLTKLHASIGNLQTLVHLNLRDCENLIQLPNDVSGLTKLENLILSGCLQLKELPSNMDSMVSLKELLLDGTAVKSLPESIFRFSKLEKLSLNRCKHLKGLPELIGKLHSLKEISLNDSALENLPVSFGYLANLEKLSLLWCKSLTTIPDSIGNLSSLMEFQTYGSGIKELPVSVGSLSNLKELSTGHGQILSRLPDSIGGLNSLVVLKIDQTLITELPHEIGALKSLEKLEMRKCGFLRSLPESIGSMRALTTIVITEADITELPESIGKLENLTMLQLNRCKHLCKLPASIGQLNSLHRLLMVETAVTELPESFGMLSSLMVLNMGKKHPNREDTEEIKFILPTSFSNLSLLCELHAGACNISGKIADDFEKLSSLEVLNLGRNNFYSLPASLRGLSLLRKLLLPHCKKLKALPPLPPSLEEVDAANCTSLESISDISNLENLAMLNLTSCEKVVDIPGLECLKSLVRLYASGCTACSSAIKKRLAKSYMRKIRNLSIPGSKIPDWFSQDVVTFSERKNRVLKSVIIGVVVSLNQQIPDDMREELPAIVDILAQILILDFSTFTSALILLGVPNTNEDQVHLCRYPTHHPLVSQLKDGYKIRVIRREPPMMKGVELKKWGIHLVYEGDDDYEGDEESLNESQQSHSEKMARFFSSFEDSD